The genome window GACTTGATCGACCAATTGCTCACGGATGCGGCATGGCAGGCAACCTATAAGGAAGTGAGCAAGAAAATCGTGGGCAAAGAACTCACTCCGAAGAAACCGGAGGAATGGAACTGGGATGACTTCACGGCGACAGCTGCTTTCTTTACCCAGAGCGTAAATCCTGGCTCGCCGACACAATACGGAACGGCGCTGCAAGCGAAAAACCTGATCTACAACGTCATGATCTGGGATGATGTCCTCTACTCCATGGGAGGCACCTGGTACACGAGTGATGGCAAAGCAAATTTCGATACGGCCGAGACGAAGCGAGCGCTCGACATCTATGCCAATCTCACGAAAAACGGGATCTCGCCGGCGACTGCATCGACCTTTGAATATCCAGAGACGAATCAATCCTTTCAAACCGGCAAAACGGCGATGATCCTGCAATGGAGCGCAGCGTATCACGAACTGACCGATCAGAGCAAGAGCGGACTCATTTTTGACAAAGTAGGAATCGCTCCCATCCCTGGCGACAAACACGCGACACATGTTCATTCGCTCGGTGTGGGCATCAACAAGCATTCCGAGAAACAGGAAGCTTCGTTGAAATGGTTGAAGTATTTGGCTACGTCAGAAGCCATGAAGACGTACGCGGAAAACGGAGGGATCCCGCCGGTAGCGGACGTCCTCAAGGGCATGAAGGAACAACGTCCAGAATTCCCTTACATCGCGGAGCATGTCGATCAATATGGCTATGTCGTAGATACCAGCGACAAAGTCTTTCCGATACTCGAAGTACTCGCCAAGCATTTTTCAGCAGTGTGGGCCGGGCAAGCCGATGCGGATGAGGCTGCGAAAAAGGCGCAGGCAGAAGTCACCACGCTTTTAGGGAAGTAGACGATCCGTGCAGCATGCAAGAAACCAAGCCCTGTGGATGATGACTCCTTTGGCAGTGGTGGTGATCGCGCTGGTCGCGTTCCCCACCCTGTACGCTTACTTTGTGAGCGTGCATGATGCCCGGCTGTCAGGAGAGTCTGCGTCTTTTCTTGGGCTGAACAACTATGCATCAATGCTGACCAACCCTTCCTTCTACGGTTCGATTTATTACAGTGCCAAATTCGCATTATTCGCGACCGCAGCAGAGCTGGTAGTAGGGATCTGTCTCGCCGTCTTGTTCAATCGTAAGTTTCGGGGAAAAGGCATATTCACCAGCCTGCTCCTTCTCCCTTTGATGGTGGCTCCATCTTTGTTCGCTCTCATTTTTCGGCTCATGCTAAATGAATTCGTAGGAATCGTTCCTTATTATCTGAATCTGTGGGGGATCACGGTCAATCCGTTCGATCCGGCATGGGTCAATGTTACGTTGGTCGCGATCGATGCGATGCAATGGATCCCGTTTGTTTTCATCATCGTGTATGCCGGGCTGACGACGATTCCTGAGGAACTGTACGAAGCAGCCAGGGTGGATGGAGCCAATCCCATTCAGAGCTTTTTTCGAATTACACTCCCCCTCTTGGTTCCGACCCTCACGATCGTGGCCTTCCTTCGTGCCATCGATTCGTTCAAGATCTACGACATGATCTACGTCCTGACGAATGGAGGACCGGGTGAGCTGACTACGAGTGTGAGCCTGTTCATCTACAAGAAGGCCTTTTTGGAAGGAAATATAGGAGAGGCGACTGCTGCAAGTGTCCTGCTGACTTTCTTACTTGCCCCAGTGCTCGCGTTGTCCATGAAGTTTATCGTGAGGAGGGGAGCTTAGCCAAATGAAAATGGCAAAGCAAATCGGATTTTGGCTGCTGCTCTCTTTCATCCTGCTCCTGTTTCTGTTTCCTCTGCTGCTTGATTTTCTGACTTCCCTAAAAACAGAAGGGGATGTGGCGTCGTTTCCGCCCAAGTGGGTGTTTTCACCGACCCTTGAGCATTACCACAACGTCTTTTCCGGGGCAGGATATCCATTTGCCCAATTTTTCTTGAACAGCTTTTTCATCGCAGCAGGCACGAGTGCCATTACGGTCATCGTTTGCATGCCCGCAGCTTACGCGATGGTACGGTATGGCGTTGGGTTACGAAAGTTTTTCTCGTTTATCGTCAGCTTGAAGCTGCTGCCACCCATTGTGTTTGCCATTCCGTACTTTGCCATGTACCAGTTTATCGGGTTGCTGGACACCAAGCTCGGCCTCATCTGGGTGGCTGTCATTATGAATGTTCCGCTTACCCTCATGCTGATGGTAGGGTTCATTCAAGAATTGCCGGTCGAGATCGAAGAAGCTGCCCTCATCGATGGGTGTTCTCCGGGGAGTATTCTGCTTCGCATTGTCTTCCCGCTGCTTGCCCCTGGCATCGCTGCAGCCGCGATTCTCACTTTTATCTTTACTTGGAATGAGTTTTTGTTTGTCCGCATCCTGAGTGACATGAACGCCATGACGACCACGGTGGGCTCTACCTTGTTCATACAGGCTTACGGCATTCGCTGGGGAGATATCGCAGCCGCCATTGCCTTGTCCGTATTACCGCCGTTGCTTTTCACATTCTTTGTGCAGCGGTATTTGGTGAAAGGATTGTCTATGGGAGCGGTAAAAGGGTAACCAGATCCATTACGACCTAGCGATAAAGGTCTGAAGGCTACGTCAAGCATGCTGGCGTAGCTGTTTGTATTTACAGATTTTTCAATGTTCTATAAGATGGATACGCTGGATAGGTTGCTTCTGGTGACAATGGCTTCATATGTGGAGAAGCAGGTGCCGATAGTTTACAAAATAAATGTTATGGTAACAAAAGGGGTAAAAACGTTGCTAACCAACCTTGAATCAGCAGGGAGAAAGGAGGACTTGGCCTGTGCAAGAACCAAAAAGAATCTACAACACCGCGGTTGAAGCGACATTAGAAGTGATCGGCGGCAAGTGGAAGCCGCTTATTTTGTTTCACCTCACGTTGGGCAAAAAGCGTAACGGAGAGCTGATGAGCTTGATGCCCGCTGTTACGCAAAAAGTGCTGACCCAGCAGCTGCGGGAGCTGGAGGAGGCGGGGATCGTCACAAGAATCACCTACAATCAAGTGCCGCCGAAAGTCGAATATGAACTGACAGAGTTCGGGTGGAGCCTCAAGGAGATTCTCCATCTCATGTGCAGATGGGGGGATATCTATATTGAACGGACGTATGGGAATCAAGCTGTCATCCTTCGCGTTCCTTCCCAACAAGATATGACCGCTTTGGATCCGGGAAGATGAAAATGGCGAGGAAGCCACACAAAAAAACCGATCATCTGCACGCTTGCAGTGATCGGTTTTTGCTGTTTGAGGAGATCGCTCATTACGGAATCAGCTTGCGTTGTCGAAAGTCATCAAAGATGCCGAAAAACATTTCTTCCGTATCGATGAAGTCGTGAAATCCAAAGCGGCGCGCTTTTGTGCCATCAGCGAAAAAGTCGTAATCCCAGGAGAAGACGAAATCCCCGAAGCGCCACGAAGAGATGTCCTTGTATGAAGTCTTGACCAAGCCGTGTTTCTCCACCATGGTATTCCAAAGCGGTTCCTTGTCCGTCATTACAGTCTCCAGAGACATCGGCAGGGGAGGAGCGACCTTCAGATCAAAATACTCCGCAATCTTAGGCCACATTTCATTCCAGCGGAAAAGATCGCCGTTCGTGATGTTAAACGCTTGATTGGCGCAACGCTCATCTGTCGCCGCCCAAACAGTCGCTCTGGCAAGCAGTCCTGCGTCGGTCATCTCGAGCAAGCTGCTGTACGCGCCGGGTTTTCCAGGGAAACGGAGTGGAAGGCCCAGCTCCTTGGAGATGGATGCATAGATGGCGATCACCATCGCGAGATTCATCGGATTGCCCAGTCCGAACCCACATACGACTGAAGGGCGCAGAGCCGACCACGTCCAGCGCTTGCCCAGCTGCTGCTGTTCCAGAAAGTTTTGCTGATCGACGTTAAACTCAGGCGGCATGTGGTAGGCGTCCGTCTCCTTCGCCGGTGTCTTAAACGGTCCGAGGTGAGCACCGTATACCTTGTAGCCTTGCATGAGGCTGATGTGCTGCAGTTTTGGAGCGATGGGCTCGATTGCATGGACGACATTTTCAAGCATCGCCATGTTTGGGGGAACCAGCTCTGCCCACGTCGGACGGTCTTGATAAGCGGCATAAAAAACATGAGTGACGTGCGTCAAGTTCTGCAGCTTCTCGTGTGTGTCTGCTTCCTCCAGCAAATCGACAGCGATATAGCGGACGCTTCCAGAAGCTTCTCCGCCCCGGCGTGACAAGCCGATGATTTCCCAATCGGGCAGCTGTGCGAGATAGTGGATCAAATTGCTTCCGATGACGCCATTGGCTCCTACAACTAGAGCGACTTTGCGGCTCTGTTCATTGTTTCTCATGGATTTCTCTCCCTCTGCTTTTGGTCTCAACGTCATTTTGCGCCAAGCAGAGGGGAGTGAAAAGTACGCACTTTGAAGTCATATAGGTACTTGCAGGTAATGATGAAGGTCGGTGGGAGCCGCTTACAAATGGTCCAAGAGCTCCATCAGAGCATGAATTTCGTAGGTTGGCTGGATACCAAGCTTGTTTTCCTTTCGAAGCGGATTAAACCAGCAAGTGTCGATCCCGTAGTTGATGCCGCCCTGTATGTCGGAGGTTAACGAATCTCCGACGATCAACAACTTGGATTTATCCGTCATTTGCAGCTGGGTAAATACGTAATCAAATATTCCTTTATCAGGCTTCTGGAACCCGGCTTCCTCGGAAGTAACCAGGCACTCAAAGGAATTGCACAATGGCGAACCGCCGATTCTTGCTTTTTGTACGGCGTCAAAACCGTTTGTGATAATCACCAGTCGATAGCCCGTGAGCTGACTGCACAGCTCGACCGCGCCTTCTGTCAGATGGACTTCTTTGCCTAAATTCGAGAGGTAGTCGCGGTTAAATGCGGCTCCGTCGATAGAAAGGCCCAGTGCGCGAAATAAGCGCGTAAACCTTTGCTCGCCCAGCTCGGGCAGAGTGGTGCGGCCTTGCTCTAGCTCTTTCCAAAGCCCACCGCTGATCTCTTTGTAAATCGGTAAGTATTCCACCTGTGGGGTGGATATTCCGTAGGTTTGAAACGTCTTATGCAATGCTTCTTTTTCCGTCATGCCGAAATCGAATAATGTGTCGTCTACATCGAATAAAATAACCTCGTATTTCATTTTTGCCTCCGTTATTCTTCGCTGGTGATTCCGTATCTCGCTAGGGCTTTTGCCGACGTTTCCCACATCCGCACGCATTGTGTTTTCGGATGCGTGATGCGGTACGTGTCCATTTCATCATTATACGCTACTTCTTTATCAAAACAGGAAAAAGCATACTAAATTCTCGATCATTCTGTTTAGTAGGTCGGATGTCTTGATCCGTGGTGCTCCATTCCATGAAATCCATAGCAGGAAATCGATCCACGTCTATAAGAAAACGCGAAGCGAAGCAACAAAAAAGCACAGCATGCAATGGCAGGCTGTGCTTTTCCCATTCTATCCGCTATATCGACCCAAACGATGAAAGAATTCCTTGAGGAAGTCGTAAAAGAGCTTTTCCGATGGCGGCAGCTCGCGGTTTTTCGGGATGATGATGCCTACGGTTCGGGTGACGTTTGGCTCCGTGATCCTCATTTTGACAGTCTCCCGTGGGATGTTGTCAGCAAGTGTCAGCTCCGGCAACAGCGTGACTCCTAAACCTGCAGCCACCAGACCTTTGATCGCGTCGATATCTTCCCCTTCAAAAGCCACTTTCGGTTCAAAACCCATCTGGGCGCAGGCGTTTACGGCGATGCTCCGAAGAATGAAGCCCGGGGGGAACAAGACAAACGTATCCTGCATGAGTTCATTGAGGCGCAAGTTTCTGTTCTTGGCCAGCGGGTGTTTTGCAGGCAAAAGGGCGACGATCTCTTCTGCGAAAAAGATGTGGCTCTGCACGCTTTTTTCCTGGGTCGGCACTGGACCGAGAAAGGCGATGTCGAGCTCGCCCTTGATGACGGAATCGATCAGTGGCAAATAGGCGCCCTGGCGCAGCTGAAATCCGATGTCCGGATAGCGCGAGCGAAATGCGGAAATGACTCCCGGCAGTGGATTGGCGGCAAGGCTGCTGGTAAACCCGACACGAATCGTCCCGCGTTCAGGGTCGAGGATCTCGTTGATTTTCTTTTTCGCTTTATCGATTTCTGCCAGTGATAATTCAGCGTGCTGCAAAAAGATTCTGCCAATGTTTGTCAGCTTGACGTTGCGTCCCTCACGGATAAAAAGAGAGACACCCAATTCCTTTTCCAGGATGGCAATATGCCGGCTGAGCGCGGATTGGGCGACGTGAAGGGAGTGGGCAGCCTCGGTGTAGTGCTCCCTTTTGGCCACTTCGATGAAGTACTGGAGCTGTCTAAAATCCATTTTTCTCTCCTCAAAACACGACTTATCTCATTTTGAGATCATTTTAACACTAATTATATATTGTTCAAATAATTTGCTCAATCTAAAATAAGTCGTAACAGAGAGAGTAAGGAGTGGAGAAAAATGAACATGCGAGGATTGCCTACCAAACAGGGTCTCTATGATCCGATGTTCGAACATGATGCTTGCGGGATCGGTTTTATCGCCAACCTGAAAAATAAAGCAAATCACGAAATGGTGAGAAAAGGGTTGGAAATCCTCTGTCATCTGGAGCACCGCGGCGGCCAGGGCAGCGACCCGGAGACAGGCGACGGAGCGGGAATTTTGACAGGCATTCCGCACGCGTTCTTTAAAAAGTCTAGTGAAGAGCTGGGCTTCAAGCTTCCCGCCCAAGGCAAATACGGTGTGGGCATGCTGTTTCTCCCGATGGACGAAGCTCTCCGAAATACGTACGAAAAGCAGCTGGAACAGATTATTCAAGGGGAAGGACAAAAGCTTCTCGGATGGAGAACGGTTCCGACCGATGCGACGAAAATCGGGAAGACAGCAAAGGCTAGTCAACCCTATGTCCGCCAGGTTTTCATCGGGGCAAGCTCGAGTGTGAAAGATCAGCTCGCTTTTGAGCGAAAATTATATATCATCCGAAAACAAATGGAGCAGGCAGCAGGGGAAGGGTTCTACGCAGCTTCGCTGTCCAGCCGAACCATCGTTTACAAGGGCTTGGTCACTCCTGAGCAACTGGATCAATTTTATACCGATCTGCAGGACGCTTCTTATGCTTCCGTCTTTTCGGTGGTTCACTCCCGTTTCAGCACCAATACCTTCCCGACGTGGGAGCGCGCCCATCCGAACCGTTACCTGATTCACAATGGCGAAATCAATACGCTGCAGGGCAATATCAACTGGATGCGTGCACGTGAGCAGATGTTCCAGTCTGACGTCTTTGGTGCCGATTTGCAAAAAGTAGTGCCCGTCATTGATCTGGAGGGCAGCGACTCGGCGATTCTCGACAACTGCGTGGAGTTTTTCGCCCTGGCAGGTCGCTCGTTGCCGCACGCTGCCATGATGCTGATTCCGGAGCCATGGGATCAGGATGCAAACATGGAGGCCTCCAAAAAAGCCTTCTACGAATACCATAGCACTCTGATGGAGCCATGGGATGGGCCGACTGCGATTTCCTTTACCGATGGCAAGCAAATCGGCGCGATCCTCGACCGAAACGGCCTACGTCCCGCCCGTTATTACATTACCTCTGATCATACTATTATTTTCTCCTCTGAGGTAGGGGTGCTGGAGGTTCCAGATGAAAAGATTGTCCAAAAAGGGCGACTCAGTCCTGGAAAAATGCTGCTCGTCGATTTGGAAGAGGGAAGAATTGTCTCCGACGAAGAGATCAAACAGCAGGTTGCGAATGAACAACCGTACAGCAAGTGGGTTCAGACCAACCTCGTGACGATCTCCTCCCTGCCGAAAGCGGTAACCGCTCAGCGGATTTCGGGCGACAAGCTGC of Brevibacillus choshinensis contains these proteins:
- a CDS encoding carbohydrate ABC transporter permease encodes the protein MQHARNQALWMMTPLAVVVIALVAFPTLYAYFVSVHDARLSGESASFLGLNNYASMLTNPSFYGSIYYSAKFALFATAAELVVGICLAVLFNRKFRGKGIFTSLLLLPLMVAPSLFALIFRLMLNEFVGIVPYYLNLWGITVNPFDPAWVNVTLVAIDAMQWIPFVFIIVYAGLTTIPEELYEAARVDGANPIQSFFRITLPLLVPTLTIVAFLRAIDSFKIYDMIYVLTNGGPGELTTSVSLFIYKKAFLEGNIGEATAASVLLTFLLAPVLALSMKFIVRRGA
- a CDS encoding LysR family transcriptional regulator: MDFRQLQYFIEVAKREHYTEAAHSLHVAQSALSRHIAILEKELGVSLFIREGRNVKLTNIGRIFLQHAELSLAEIDKAKKKINEILDPERGTIRVGFTSSLAANPLPGVISAFRSRYPDIGFQLRQGAYLPLIDSVIKGELDIAFLGPVPTQEKSVQSHIFFAEEIVALLPAKHPLAKNRNLRLNELMQDTFVLFPPGFILRSIAVNACAQMGFEPKVAFEGEDIDAIKGLVAAGLGVTLLPELTLADNIPRETVKMRITEPNVTRTVGIIIPKNRELPPSEKLFYDFLKEFFHRLGRYSG
- a CDS encoding ABC transporter substrate-binding protein, with the protein product MKVQQKWLSMIVTAGLVAAMSGCTTSSTQTPSQTPAGGNGGGTTKAEKQTVTMLYWPGPESDAMQKVVDHYNQSKGTEDGVEVKMAPAPREGFWEKESAMMGADNKDIDVYFTASYKIGEHKNDLLPLDDKLGDSLKLYIGTTIDSLKNGGQTYAIPTDVSNHFMYYRKDLIDQLLTDAAWQATYKEVSKKIVGKELTPKKPEEWNWDDFTATAAFFTQSVNPGSPTQYGTALQAKNLIYNVMIWDDVLYSMGGTWYTSDGKANFDTAETKRALDIYANLTKNGISPATASTFEYPETNQSFQTGKTAMILQWSAAYHELTDQSKSGLIFDKVGIAPIPGDKHATHVHSLGVGINKHSEKQEASLKWLKYLATSEAMKTYAENGGIPPVADVLKGMKEQRPEFPYIAEHVDQYGYVVDTSDKVFPILEVLAKHFSAVWAGQADADEAAKKAQAEVTTLLGK
- a CDS encoding carbohydrate ABC transporter permease — its product is MKMAKQIGFWLLLSFILLLFLFPLLLDFLTSLKTEGDVASFPPKWVFSPTLEHYHNVFSGAGYPFAQFFLNSFFIAAGTSAITVIVCMPAAYAMVRYGVGLRKFFSFIVSLKLLPPIVFAIPYFAMYQFIGLLDTKLGLIWVAVIMNVPLTLMLMVGFIQELPVEIEEAALIDGCSPGSILLRIVFPLLAPGIAAAAILTFIFTWNEFLFVRILSDMNAMTTTVGSTLFIQAYGIRWGDIAAAIALSVLPPLLFTFFVQRYLVKGLSMGAVKG
- a CDS encoding SDR family oxidoreductase; this encodes MRNNEQSRKVALVVGANGVIGSNLIHYLAQLPDWEIIGLSRRGGEASGSVRYIAVDLLEEADTHEKLQNLTHVTHVFYAAYQDRPTWAELVPPNMAMLENVVHAIEPIAPKLQHISLMQGYKVYGAHLGPFKTPAKETDAYHMPPEFNVDQQNFLEQQQLGKRWTWSALRPSVVCGFGLGNPMNLAMVIAIYASISKELGLPLRFPGKPGAYSSLLEMTDAGLLARATVWAATDERCANQAFNITNGDLFRWNEMWPKIAEYFDLKVAPPLPMSLETVMTDKEPLWNTMVEKHGLVKTSYKDISSWRFGDFVFSWDYDFFADGTKARRFGFHDFIDTEEMFFGIFDDFRQRKLIP
- a CDS encoding YjjG family noncanonical pyrimidine nucleotidase; translated protein: MKYEVILFDVDDTLFDFGMTEKEALHKTFQTYGISTPQVEYLPIYKEISGGLWKELEQGRTTLPELGEQRFTRLFRALGLSIDGAAFNRDYLSNLGKEVHLTEGAVELCSQLTGYRLVIITNGFDAVQKARIGGSPLCNSFECLVTSEEAGFQKPDKGIFDYVFTQLQMTDKSKLLIVGDSLTSDIQGGINYGIDTCWFNPLRKENKLGIQPTYEIHALMELLDHL
- a CDS encoding winged helix-turn-helix transcriptional regulator produces the protein MQEPKRIYNTAVEATLEVIGGKWKPLILFHLTLGKKRNGELMSLMPAVTQKVLTQQLRELEEAGIVTRITYNQVPPKVEYELTEFGWSLKEILHLMCRWGDIYIERTYGNQAVILRVPSQQDMTALDPGR